The following proteins come from a genomic window of Chiroxiphia lanceolata isolate bChiLan1 chromosome 16, bChiLan1.pri, whole genome shotgun sequence:
- the SREBF1 gene encoding sterol regulatory element-binding protein 1 isoform X5, which produces MSALAFDDAGLEGLAPSLGLSGASDIDTALLSDIDDMLQLINTPDNDFSGLFDSPFGAPDSTVPAGLPSTPGTLNSYLGPSKPPPTTPTGSSFAGPPGMAAFPPQPPAPLLPAPSLGIKDESSAVPSSQPQPQPQPQPGVMLTPNFVPASPSPFTPQPLVGYQNQHSFSAVQPGGAGQTLPSPLPTPQPSQPVALPGPVQSVAPQQLLAPAASTTQSISPQIQPVPVLLQPHFIKADSLVLTAVKTDAGSAKTSTIASLATSASGSATPLQVPALVSGGTILATVPLVVDADKLPINRLAPSGKPALVQSRGEKRTAHNAIEKRYRSSINDKIVELKDLVVGTEAKLNKSAILRKAIDYIRFLQQSNQKLKQENLALKMAVQKNQPLKDLGTCCSRGVKAEAPMEVVKAEVMETLTPPPSDAGSPSHSSPLSLSGGSSNSSSDSEPDSPLCNRGKVKQEHLPPLPSSQGMLDRSRMALCTFVFLCLSFNPLASLLRSSSSPSPLGSPDTASPSRSIMAESGTVEEPWGWSQWLWPTLAFWALNTALVLGAVVRLFVCGEPVTRPHSEPSILFWRHRRQADLDLDRGDFAQGAQHLRTALGALGRPLPASHGDLACSLLWTLLRHLLQRLWVGRWLAARAGGLRPDPPPPAHVRQSARDAAMAYHRLHQLHLAGKQAGGHLLAINLALSAVNLAECAGDAISVAALAEIYVAAALRIKASLHRCFHFLARPFLCSARRVALSHGGAVPPAMQWLCHPLGHRFFVDGDWAVKGVPRETIYSSAGNPVDPLAQVTQLFREHLLEKALCCVAIPEPGRPTAQGEGRFSDALEYLQLLNGCSDVSGIPGPTPSITSGLAAVTGTDPVSKWWASFIGIVIHWLQGDEEGAERLYPLVETMPRALQSSEKPLPRAALHSFRAVRALLSKQDGNQATLSHCEKASSCLRESLELGSPPKGTIDKAVQLLLCDLLLVTRTNLWQQQMGASQQRSCLYQASALELRGFQQDLSSLRRLAQTLRPAMRRVFLHEATARLMARASPTRTHQLLDRSLRRRGVQGSKTAGEPESHPTPREHAEALLLACCYLPPSFLAGPGQRVGMLAEAARTLEKLGDRRTLHDCQQMIIKLGSGTTVTSG; this is translated from the exons ATGAGCGCTCTCGCCTTCGACGACGCGGGCCTGGAGGGGCTGGCACCGTCCCTCGGCCTCTCCGGGGCCAGCGACATCGACACGGCCCTGCTCAGCGACATCGACG ACATGCTGCAGCTGATCAACACGCCGGACAATGACTTCTCGGGGCTGTTTGACTCGCCATTCGGTGCCCCCGACAGCACCGTGCCCGCAGGGCTCCCCTCCACCCCGGGCACCCTCAACTCTTACCTGGGTCCCAGCAAGcctccccccaccacccccaccGGCAGCTCCTTCGCGGGGCCCCCCGGGATGGCGGCCTTCCCCCCtcagcccccggccccgctcctgCCGGCGCCATCCCTGGGTATCAAGGACGAGTCGTCGGCCGTGCCCagcagccagccccagccc cagccccagccccagcccggtGTGATGCTGACCCCGAACTTCGTCCCCGCATCCCCCAGCCCGTTCACTCCCCAGCCCTTGGTGGGCTACCAGAACCAGCACAGCTTCTCCG ctgtgcagcCCGGAGGTGCAGGGCAGACCCtgcccagccccctgcccaccccacagcccagTCAGCCCGTGGCACTGCCTGGTCCCGTGCAGAGCGTGgcaccccagcagctcctcgCCCCTGCTGCCTCTACCACCCAGTCGATCTCTCCCCAGATCCAGCCGGTGCCG gttctcctgcagccccacttCATCAAGGCTGACTCCCTGGTGCTGACGGCTGTCAAGACGGATGCTGGCAGCGCCAAGACCTCCACCATCGCCTCCCTGGCCACCAGTGCCAGCGGCTCTGCCACCCCGCTCCAAGTGCCG gcACTGGTGAGCGGAGGGACCATCCTGGCCACGGTCCCGCTGGTGGTGGATGCAGATAAACTGCCCATTAACCGGCTGGCGCCCAGCGGGAAGCCGGCACTGGTGCAGAGCCGGGGGGAGAAGCGCACGGCCCACAACGCCATCGAGAAGCGCTACCGCTCCTCCATCAACGACAAGATCGTGGAGCTCAAGGACCTGGTGGTGGGCACTGAGGCCAAG CTCAACAAGTCGGCGATCCTGAGGAAGGCCATCGACTACATCCgcttcctgcagcagagcaaccAGAAGCTGAAGCAGGAGAACCTCGCCCTGAAGATGGCCGTGCAGAAGAACC AGCCCCTGAAGGACCTGGggacctgctgcagcaggggGGTCAAGGCGGAGGCCCCCATGGAGGTGGTGAAGGCGGAGGTGATGGAGACGCTGACGCCGCCACCCTCGGACGCGGGCTCAccatcccacagcagccccctCTCTCTCAGTGGgggcagcagcaacagcagcagcgaCTCGGAGCCTGACAGCCCCCTCTGCAACCGTGGCAAG GTGAAGCAGGAGCACCTGCCACCCTtgcccagcagccagggaatgctGGACCGCTCTCGCATGGCTCTCTGCACCTTCGtcttcctctgcctctccttcaACCCCCTGGCCTCCCTCCTCCGGAGCTCCAGCTCCCCGAGCCCTCTGGGGAGCCCGGacactgccagccccagcaggagcaTCATGGCTGAGTCTGGCACTGTGG AGGAGCCATGGGGGTGGTCACAGTGGCTGTGGCCCACGCTGGCCTTCTGGGCACTGAACACGGCGCTGGTGCTGGGGGCGGTGGTGCGGCTCTTCGTCTGCGGGGAGCCCGTCACCCGCCCCCACTCCGAGCCCTCCATCCTCTTCTGGCGGCACCGCCGGCAGGCCGACCTTGACCTCGACCGT GGGGACTTCGCGCAGGGGGCCCAGCACCTGCGGACGGCGCTTGGGGCGCTGGGGCGGCCGCTGCCGGCGTCCCACGGGGACCTGGCCTGCAGCCTGCTCTGGACCCTCCTGCGCCACCTGCTCCAGCGCCTCTGGGTGGGCCGCTGGCTGGCCGCCCGTGCCGGGGGGCTGCGCCCggaccccccaccccctgcccacgTCCGCCAGAGTGCCCGCGATGCCGCCATGGCTTACCACCGCCTGCACCAGCTCCACCTCGCCG GGAAGCAGGCTGGGGGGCACCTGCTGGCCATCAACCTGGCGCTGAGCGCCGTCAACCTGGCCGAGTGTGCCGGCGATGCCATCTCCGTGGCAGCACTGGCTGAGATTTACGTGGCAGCCGCCCTGCGGATCAAGGCCAGCCTGCACCGCTGCTTCCACTTCTTGGCG CGCCCCTTCCTCTGCAGTGCCCGGCGTGTGGCCCTGTCCCACGGTGGGGCTGTGCCCCCTGCCATGCAGTGGCTCTGCCACCCCTTGGGCCACCGCTTCTTCGTTGACGGGGACTGGGCAGTCaagggtgtccccagggagacCATCTACAGCTCTGCTGGCAACCCAG TGGATCCACTGGCGCAGGTGACCCAGCTCTTCCGTGAGCACCTCCTGGAGAAGGCACTGTGCTGCGTGGCCATTCCTGAGCCCGGCCGCCCCACTGCCCAGGGAGAGGG GCGGTTCTCTGATGCCCTCGAGTACCTCCAGCTGCTCAATGGCTGCTCGGATGTCAGTGGCATACCTGGCCCCACACCTTCCATCACCTCCGGCTTGGCGGCTGTCACAG GCACCGACCCCGTGTCCAAGTGGTGGGCGTCCTTCATTGGCATCGTTATCCACTGGCTGCAGGGAGATGAGGAGGGGGCTGAGCGCCTCTACCCGCTGGTGGAGACCATGCCCCgggcactgcagagctctga GAAGCCCCTTCCCCGTGCTGCCCTGCACTCATTCCGAGCCGTCCGCGCCTTGCTGAGCAAGCAGGACGGGAACCAGGCCACCCTGAGCCACTGTGAGAAGGCCAGTAGCTGCCTGCGggagagcctggagctgggcagcccCCCCAAGGGCACCATCGACAAG GcagtccagctcctgctctgtgaCCTGCTCCTGGTCACCCGCACCaacctgtggcagcagcagatgggGGCCAGCCAGCAGCGCAGCTGCCTCTACCAGGCGTCTGCCCTGGAGCTGCGCGGCTTCCAGCAGGATCTCAGCAGCCTGCGGCGCCTGGCGCAGACCCTCCGCCCCGCCATGCGCCGG GTGTTCCTGCATGAAGCCACTGCCAGGCTGATGGCCCGGGCCAGCCCCACGCGCACCCACCAGCTGCTGGACCGCAGCCTGCGCAGGAGAGGGGTGCAGGGCAGCAAAACAG CTGGGGAGCCGGAGAGTCACCCCACACCCCGAGAACATGCCGAGGCGCTGCTGCTGGCCTGCTGCTACCTCCCGCCCAGCTTCCTGGCTGGCCCGGGGCAGCGCGTGGGAATGCTGGCCGAGGCTGCCCGCACGCTGGAGAAGCTGGGAGACCGCCGGACGCTGCACGACTGCCAGCAGATGATCATCAAGCTGGGCAGCGGCACCACCGTCACGTCGGGATAG
- the SREBF1 gene encoding sterol regulatory element-binding protein 1 isoform X4 produces MSALAFDDAGLEGLAPSLGLSGASDIDTALLSDIDDMLQLINTPDNDFSGLFDSPFGAPDSTVPAGLPSTPGTLNSYLGPSKPPPTTPTGSSFAGPPGMAAFPPQPPAPLLPAPSLGIKDESSAVPSSQPQPQPQPQPQPGVMLTPNFVPASPSPFTPQPLVGYQNQHSFSAVQPGGAGQTLPSPLPTPQPSQPVALPGPVQSVAPQQLLAPAASTTQSISPQIQPVPVLLQPHFIKADSLVLTAVKTDAGSAKTSTIASLATSASGSATPLQVPALVSGGTILATVPLVVDADKLPINRLAPSGKPALVQSRGEKRTAHNAIEKRYRSSINDKIVELKDLVVGTEAKLNKSAILRKAIDYIRFLQQSNQKLKQENLALKMAVQKNQPLKDLGTCCSRGVKAEAPMEVVKAEVMETLTPPPSDAGSPSHSSPLSLSGGSSNSSSDSEPDSPLCNRGKVKQEHLPPLPSSQGMLDRSRMALCTFVFLCLSFNPLASLLRSSSSPSPLGSPDTASPSRSIMAESGTVEEPWGWSQWLWPTLAFWALNTALVLGAVVRLFVCGEPVTRPHSEPSILFWRHRRQADLDLDRGDFAQGAQHLRTALGALGRPLPASHGDLACSLLWTLLRHLLQRLWVGRWLAARAGGLRPDPPPPAHVRQSARDAAMAYHRLHQLHLAGKQAGGHLLAINLALSAVNLAECAGDAISVAALAEIYVAAALRIKASLHRCFHFLARPFLCSARRVALSHGGAVPPAMQWLCHPLGHRFFVDGDWAVKGVPRETIYSSAGNPVDPLAQVTQLFREHLLEKALCCVAIPEPGRPTAQGEGRFSDALEYLQLLNGCSDVSGIPGPTPSITSGLAAVTGTDPVSKWWASFIGIVIHWLQGDEEGAERLYPLVETMPRALQSSEKPLPRAALHSFRAVRALLSKQDGNQATLSHCEKASSCLRESLELGSPPKGTIDKAVQLLLCDLLLVTRTNLWQQQMGASQQRSCLYQASALELRGFQQDLSSLRRLAQTLRPAMRRVFLHEATARLMARASPTRTHQLLDRSLRRRGVQGSKTAGEPESHPTPREHAEALLLACCYLPPSFLAGPGQRVGMLAEAARTLEKLGDRRTLHDCQQMIIKLGSGTTVTSG; encoded by the exons ATGAGCGCTCTCGCCTTCGACGACGCGGGCCTGGAGGGGCTGGCACCGTCCCTCGGCCTCTCCGGGGCCAGCGACATCGACACGGCCCTGCTCAGCGACATCGACG ACATGCTGCAGCTGATCAACACGCCGGACAATGACTTCTCGGGGCTGTTTGACTCGCCATTCGGTGCCCCCGACAGCACCGTGCCCGCAGGGCTCCCCTCCACCCCGGGCACCCTCAACTCTTACCTGGGTCCCAGCAAGcctccccccaccacccccaccGGCAGCTCCTTCGCGGGGCCCCCCGGGATGGCGGCCTTCCCCCCtcagcccccggccccgctcctgCCGGCGCCATCCCTGGGTATCAAGGACGAGTCGTCGGCCGTGCCCagcagccagccccagccccagccc cagccccagccccagcccggtGTGATGCTGACCCCGAACTTCGTCCCCGCATCCCCCAGCCCGTTCACTCCCCAGCCCTTGGTGGGCTACCAGAACCAGCACAGCTTCTCCG ctgtgcagcCCGGAGGTGCAGGGCAGACCCtgcccagccccctgcccaccccacagcccagTCAGCCCGTGGCACTGCCTGGTCCCGTGCAGAGCGTGgcaccccagcagctcctcgCCCCTGCTGCCTCTACCACCCAGTCGATCTCTCCCCAGATCCAGCCGGTGCCG gttctcctgcagccccacttCATCAAGGCTGACTCCCTGGTGCTGACGGCTGTCAAGACGGATGCTGGCAGCGCCAAGACCTCCACCATCGCCTCCCTGGCCACCAGTGCCAGCGGCTCTGCCACCCCGCTCCAAGTGCCG gcACTGGTGAGCGGAGGGACCATCCTGGCCACGGTCCCGCTGGTGGTGGATGCAGATAAACTGCCCATTAACCGGCTGGCGCCCAGCGGGAAGCCGGCACTGGTGCAGAGCCGGGGGGAGAAGCGCACGGCCCACAACGCCATCGAGAAGCGCTACCGCTCCTCCATCAACGACAAGATCGTGGAGCTCAAGGACCTGGTGGTGGGCACTGAGGCCAAG CTCAACAAGTCGGCGATCCTGAGGAAGGCCATCGACTACATCCgcttcctgcagcagagcaaccAGAAGCTGAAGCAGGAGAACCTCGCCCTGAAGATGGCCGTGCAGAAGAACC AGCCCCTGAAGGACCTGGggacctgctgcagcaggggGGTCAAGGCGGAGGCCCCCATGGAGGTGGTGAAGGCGGAGGTGATGGAGACGCTGACGCCGCCACCCTCGGACGCGGGCTCAccatcccacagcagccccctCTCTCTCAGTGGgggcagcagcaacagcagcagcgaCTCGGAGCCTGACAGCCCCCTCTGCAACCGTGGCAAG GTGAAGCAGGAGCACCTGCCACCCTtgcccagcagccagggaatgctGGACCGCTCTCGCATGGCTCTCTGCACCTTCGtcttcctctgcctctccttcaACCCCCTGGCCTCCCTCCTCCGGAGCTCCAGCTCCCCGAGCCCTCTGGGGAGCCCGGacactgccagccccagcaggagcaTCATGGCTGAGTCTGGCACTGTGG AGGAGCCATGGGGGTGGTCACAGTGGCTGTGGCCCACGCTGGCCTTCTGGGCACTGAACACGGCGCTGGTGCTGGGGGCGGTGGTGCGGCTCTTCGTCTGCGGGGAGCCCGTCACCCGCCCCCACTCCGAGCCCTCCATCCTCTTCTGGCGGCACCGCCGGCAGGCCGACCTTGACCTCGACCGT GGGGACTTCGCGCAGGGGGCCCAGCACCTGCGGACGGCGCTTGGGGCGCTGGGGCGGCCGCTGCCGGCGTCCCACGGGGACCTGGCCTGCAGCCTGCTCTGGACCCTCCTGCGCCACCTGCTCCAGCGCCTCTGGGTGGGCCGCTGGCTGGCCGCCCGTGCCGGGGGGCTGCGCCCggaccccccaccccctgcccacgTCCGCCAGAGTGCCCGCGATGCCGCCATGGCTTACCACCGCCTGCACCAGCTCCACCTCGCCG GGAAGCAGGCTGGGGGGCACCTGCTGGCCATCAACCTGGCGCTGAGCGCCGTCAACCTGGCCGAGTGTGCCGGCGATGCCATCTCCGTGGCAGCACTGGCTGAGATTTACGTGGCAGCCGCCCTGCGGATCAAGGCCAGCCTGCACCGCTGCTTCCACTTCTTGGCG CGCCCCTTCCTCTGCAGTGCCCGGCGTGTGGCCCTGTCCCACGGTGGGGCTGTGCCCCCTGCCATGCAGTGGCTCTGCCACCCCTTGGGCCACCGCTTCTTCGTTGACGGGGACTGGGCAGTCaagggtgtccccagggagacCATCTACAGCTCTGCTGGCAACCCAG TGGATCCACTGGCGCAGGTGACCCAGCTCTTCCGTGAGCACCTCCTGGAGAAGGCACTGTGCTGCGTGGCCATTCCTGAGCCCGGCCGCCCCACTGCCCAGGGAGAGGG GCGGTTCTCTGATGCCCTCGAGTACCTCCAGCTGCTCAATGGCTGCTCGGATGTCAGTGGCATACCTGGCCCCACACCTTCCATCACCTCCGGCTTGGCGGCTGTCACAG GCACCGACCCCGTGTCCAAGTGGTGGGCGTCCTTCATTGGCATCGTTATCCACTGGCTGCAGGGAGATGAGGAGGGGGCTGAGCGCCTCTACCCGCTGGTGGAGACCATGCCCCgggcactgcagagctctga GAAGCCCCTTCCCCGTGCTGCCCTGCACTCATTCCGAGCCGTCCGCGCCTTGCTGAGCAAGCAGGACGGGAACCAGGCCACCCTGAGCCACTGTGAGAAGGCCAGTAGCTGCCTGCGggagagcctggagctgggcagcccCCCCAAGGGCACCATCGACAAG GcagtccagctcctgctctgtgaCCTGCTCCTGGTCACCCGCACCaacctgtggcagcagcagatgggGGCCAGCCAGCAGCGCAGCTGCCTCTACCAGGCGTCTGCCCTGGAGCTGCGCGGCTTCCAGCAGGATCTCAGCAGCCTGCGGCGCCTGGCGCAGACCCTCCGCCCCGCCATGCGCCGG GTGTTCCTGCATGAAGCCACTGCCAGGCTGATGGCCCGGGCCAGCCCCACGCGCACCCACCAGCTGCTGGACCGCAGCCTGCGCAGGAGAGGGGTGCAGGGCAGCAAAACAG CTGGGGAGCCGGAGAGTCACCCCACACCCCGAGAACATGCCGAGGCGCTGCTGCTGGCCTGCTGCTACCTCCCGCCCAGCTTCCTGGCTGGCCCGGGGCAGCGCGTGGGAATGCTGGCCGAGGCTGCCCGCACGCTGGAGAAGCTGGGAGACCGCCGGACGCTGCACGACTGCCAGCAGATGATCATCAAGCTGGGCAGCGGCACCACCGTCACGTCGGGATAG
- the SREBF1 gene encoding sterol regulatory element-binding protein 1 isoform X7 — protein MLQLINTPDNDFSGLFDSPFGAPDSTVPAGLPSTPGTLNSYLGPSKPPPTTPTGSSFAGPPGMAAFPPQPPAPLLPAPSLGIKDESSAVPSSQPQPQPQPQPQPQPQPQPQPQPQPGVMLTPNFVPASPSPFTPQPLVGYQNQHSFSAVQPGGAGQTLPSPLPTPQPSQPVALPGPVQSVAPQQLLAPAASTTQSISPQIQPVPVLLQPHFIKADSLVLTAVKTDAGSAKTSTIASLATSASGSATPLQVPALVSGGTILATVPLVVDADKLPINRLAPSGKPALVQSRGEKRTAHNAIEKRYRSSINDKIVELKDLVVGTEAKLNKSAILRKAIDYIRFLQQSNQKLKQENLALKMAVQKNQPLKDLGTCCSRGVKAEAPMEVVKAEVMETLTPPPSDAGSPSHSSPLSLSGGSSNSSSDSEPDSPLCNRGKVKQEHLPPLPSSQGMLDRSRMALCTFVFLCLSFNPLASLLRSSSSPSPLGSPDTASPSRSIMAESGTVEEPWGWSQWLWPTLAFWALNTALVLGAVVRLFVCGEPVTRPHSEPSILFWRHRRQADLDLDRGDFAQGAQHLRTALGALGRPLPASHGDLACSLLWTLLRHLLQRLWVGRWLAARAGGLRPDPPPPAHVRQSARDAAMAYHRLHQLHLAGKQAGGHLLAINLALSAVNLAECAGDAISVAALAEIYVAAALRIKASLHRCFHFLARPFLCSARRVALSHGGAVPPAMQWLCHPLGHRFFVDGDWAVKGVPRETIYSSAGNPVDPLAQVTQLFREHLLEKALCCVAIPEPGRPTAQGEGRFSDALEYLQLLNGCSDVSGIPGPTPSITSGLAAVTGTDPVSKWWASFIGIVIHWLQGDEEGAERLYPLVETMPRALQSSEKPLPRAALHSFRAVRALLSKQDGNQATLSHCEKASSCLRESLELGSPPKGTIDKAVQLLLCDLLLVTRTNLWQQQMGASQQRSCLYQASALELRGFQQDLSSLRRLAQTLRPAMRRVFLHEATARLMARASPTRTHQLLDRSLRRRGVQGSKTAGEPESHPTPREHAEALLLACCYLPPSFLAGPGQRVGMLAEAARTLEKLGDRRTLHDCQQMIIKLGSGTTVTSG, from the exons ATGCTGCAGCTGATCAACACGCCGGACAATGACTTCTCGGGGCTGTTTGACTCGCCATTCGGTGCCCCCGACAGCACCGTGCCCGCAGGGCTCCCCTCCACCCCGGGCACCCTCAACTCTTACCTGGGTCCCAGCAAGcctccccccaccacccccaccGGCAGCTCCTTCGCGGGGCCCCCCGGGATGGCGGCCTTCCCCCCtcagcccccggccccgctcctgCCGGCGCCATCCCTGGGTATCAAGGACGAGTCGTCGGCCGTGCCCagcagccagccccagccccagccccagccccagccccagccccagcctcagccccagcctcagccccagccccagcccggtGTGATGCTGACCCCGAACTTCGTCCCCGCATCCCCCAGCCCGTTCACTCCCCAGCCCTTGGTGGGCTACCAGAACCAGCACAGCTTCTCCG ctgtgcagcCCGGAGGTGCAGGGCAGACCCtgcccagccccctgcccaccccacagcccagTCAGCCCGTGGCACTGCCTGGTCCCGTGCAGAGCGTGgcaccccagcagctcctcgCCCCTGCTGCCTCTACCACCCAGTCGATCTCTCCCCAGATCCAGCCGGTGCCG gttctcctgcagccccacttCATCAAGGCTGACTCCCTGGTGCTGACGGCTGTCAAGACGGATGCTGGCAGCGCCAAGACCTCCACCATCGCCTCCCTGGCCACCAGTGCCAGCGGCTCTGCCACCCCGCTCCAAGTGCCG gcACTGGTGAGCGGAGGGACCATCCTGGCCACGGTCCCGCTGGTGGTGGATGCAGATAAACTGCCCATTAACCGGCTGGCGCCCAGCGGGAAGCCGGCACTGGTGCAGAGCCGGGGGGAGAAGCGCACGGCCCACAACGCCATCGAGAAGCGCTACCGCTCCTCCATCAACGACAAGATCGTGGAGCTCAAGGACCTGGTGGTGGGCACTGAGGCCAAG CTCAACAAGTCGGCGATCCTGAGGAAGGCCATCGACTACATCCgcttcctgcagcagagcaaccAGAAGCTGAAGCAGGAGAACCTCGCCCTGAAGATGGCCGTGCAGAAGAACC AGCCCCTGAAGGACCTGGggacctgctgcagcaggggGGTCAAGGCGGAGGCCCCCATGGAGGTGGTGAAGGCGGAGGTGATGGAGACGCTGACGCCGCCACCCTCGGACGCGGGCTCAccatcccacagcagccccctCTCTCTCAGTGGgggcagcagcaacagcagcagcgaCTCGGAGCCTGACAGCCCCCTCTGCAACCGTGGCAAG GTGAAGCAGGAGCACCTGCCACCCTtgcccagcagccagggaatgctGGACCGCTCTCGCATGGCTCTCTGCACCTTCGtcttcctctgcctctccttcaACCCCCTGGCCTCCCTCCTCCGGAGCTCCAGCTCCCCGAGCCCTCTGGGGAGCCCGGacactgccagccccagcaggagcaTCATGGCTGAGTCTGGCACTGTGG AGGAGCCATGGGGGTGGTCACAGTGGCTGTGGCCCACGCTGGCCTTCTGGGCACTGAACACGGCGCTGGTGCTGGGGGCGGTGGTGCGGCTCTTCGTCTGCGGGGAGCCCGTCACCCGCCCCCACTCCGAGCCCTCCATCCTCTTCTGGCGGCACCGCCGGCAGGCCGACCTTGACCTCGACCGT GGGGACTTCGCGCAGGGGGCCCAGCACCTGCGGACGGCGCTTGGGGCGCTGGGGCGGCCGCTGCCGGCGTCCCACGGGGACCTGGCCTGCAGCCTGCTCTGGACCCTCCTGCGCCACCTGCTCCAGCGCCTCTGGGTGGGCCGCTGGCTGGCCGCCCGTGCCGGGGGGCTGCGCCCggaccccccaccccctgcccacgTCCGCCAGAGTGCCCGCGATGCCGCCATGGCTTACCACCGCCTGCACCAGCTCCACCTCGCCG GGAAGCAGGCTGGGGGGCACCTGCTGGCCATCAACCTGGCGCTGAGCGCCGTCAACCTGGCCGAGTGTGCCGGCGATGCCATCTCCGTGGCAGCACTGGCTGAGATTTACGTGGCAGCCGCCCTGCGGATCAAGGCCAGCCTGCACCGCTGCTTCCACTTCTTGGCG CGCCCCTTCCTCTGCAGTGCCCGGCGTGTGGCCCTGTCCCACGGTGGGGCTGTGCCCCCTGCCATGCAGTGGCTCTGCCACCCCTTGGGCCACCGCTTCTTCGTTGACGGGGACTGGGCAGTCaagggtgtccccagggagacCATCTACAGCTCTGCTGGCAACCCAG TGGATCCACTGGCGCAGGTGACCCAGCTCTTCCGTGAGCACCTCCTGGAGAAGGCACTGTGCTGCGTGGCCATTCCTGAGCCCGGCCGCCCCACTGCCCAGGGAGAGGG GCGGTTCTCTGATGCCCTCGAGTACCTCCAGCTGCTCAATGGCTGCTCGGATGTCAGTGGCATACCTGGCCCCACACCTTCCATCACCTCCGGCTTGGCGGCTGTCACAG GCACCGACCCCGTGTCCAAGTGGTGGGCGTCCTTCATTGGCATCGTTATCCACTGGCTGCAGGGAGATGAGGAGGGGGCTGAGCGCCTCTACCCGCTGGTGGAGACCATGCCCCgggcactgcagagctctga GAAGCCCCTTCCCCGTGCTGCCCTGCACTCATTCCGAGCCGTCCGCGCCTTGCTGAGCAAGCAGGACGGGAACCAGGCCACCCTGAGCCACTGTGAGAAGGCCAGTAGCTGCCTGCGggagagcctggagctgggcagcccCCCCAAGGGCACCATCGACAAG GcagtccagctcctgctctgtgaCCTGCTCCTGGTCACCCGCACCaacctgtggcagcagcagatgggGGCCAGCCAGCAGCGCAGCTGCCTCTACCAGGCGTCTGCCCTGGAGCTGCGCGGCTTCCAGCAGGATCTCAGCAGCCTGCGGCGCCTGGCGCAGACCCTCCGCCCCGCCATGCGCCGG GTGTTCCTGCATGAAGCCACTGCCAGGCTGATGGCCCGGGCCAGCCCCACGCGCACCCACCAGCTGCTGGACCGCAGCCTGCGCAGGAGAGGGGTGCAGGGCAGCAAAACAG CTGGGGAGCCGGAGAGTCACCCCACACCCCGAGAACATGCCGAGGCGCTGCTGCTGGCCTGCTGCTACCTCCCGCCCAGCTTCCTGGCTGGCCCGGGGCAGCGCGTGGGAATGCTGGCCGAGGCTGCCCGCACGCTGGAGAAGCTGGGAGACCGCCGGACGCTGCACGACTGCCAGCAGATGATCATCAAGCTGGGCAGCGGCACCACCGTCACGTCGGGATAG